The following are encoded together in the Syntrophorhabdaceae bacterium genome:
- a CDS encoding MarC family protein, protein MDFIRSLNDSAAITFFLQSFVSLFVIVNAVGNVTLFVALLGRFEEAEKTVMMKRAIIIAATTLMVVTVTGNLLFRLLGIEMFSFRIAGGLLLMVISIEMLLGFRTRTQSSSNEDFTGAERDDITIIPLAIPLLTGPGALSTGIVLFETAGTIFNRIMLLVCIVLVFFASYIILVRARPILKFLGKTGTRVARRIMGLMLLSIAVQFVVKGIFDALQFYTR, encoded by the coding sequence ATGGACTTCATCCGCAGCCTCAACGATTCCGCGGCCATAACCTTTTTCCTCCAGTCCTTCGTGTCACTCTTTGTGATCGTGAATGCCGTGGGCAACGTAACTCTCTTCGTCGCCCTTCTGGGACGTTTTGAGGAAGCAGAAAAGACCGTGATGATGAAAAGGGCGATAATTATCGCCGCCACCACCCTCATGGTGGTGACCGTGACGGGAAATCTTCTCTTCCGCCTTCTCGGCATCGAGATGTTCTCCTTCAGGATTGCGGGCGGACTTCTCCTAATGGTAATTTCCATCGAAATGCTCCTCGGGTTCCGGACGAGGACCCAGTCATCCTCAAATGAGGATTTTACGGGCGCCGAAAGAGACGACATCACCATCATCCCTCTCGCCATCCCACTCCTTACCGGTCCGGGAGCCCTTTCCACCGGGATAGTCCTCTTCGAGACGGCAGGAACCATTTTCAACCGCATAATGCTTCTGGTCTGTATCGTGCTCGTCTTCTTCGCGTCTTATATTATCCTTGTCAGGGCACGGCCTATCCTCAAATTCCTTGGAAAAACAGGCACCAGGGTGGCCAGACGGATCATGGGTCTCATGCTCCTATCCATTGCAGTGCAGTTTGTCGTGAAGGGTATCTTCGACGCCCTTCAGTTCTATACACGGTAA